In the Diprion similis isolate iyDipSimi1 chromosome 2, iyDipSimi1.1, whole genome shotgun sequence genome, one interval contains:
- the LOC124416111 gene encoding 60S ribosomal protein L34-like, which produces MVQRLTYRRRLSYNTKSNRRRVVRTPGGKLVYQYLKKPKKIPRCGQCKDKLRGIQPARPMERSRMCRRKKTVKRVYGGVLCHKCVKERIVRAFLIEEQKIVVKVIKAQQASSKPKKTDK; this is translated from the exons ATGGTGCAGCGACTCACCTATAGACGACGGCTGTCGTATAATACGAAAAGTAACAGGAGACGTGT CGTCCGCACGCCTGGTGGTAAACTCGTTTACCAGTACCTGAAGAAACCTAAGAAGATCCCAAGATGCGGACAATGCAAAGATAAACTTAGGGGTATCCAGCCTGCCAGGCCAATGGAACGATCGCGTATGTGCAGACGCAAAAAGACAGTAAAGCGAGTCTACGGCGGTGTCCTTTGCCACAAATGTGTCAAGGAAAG gATCGTTCGTGCGTTTTTAATCGAGGAACAGAAAATCGTCGTGAAAGTAATCAAAGCTCAACAGGCTTCCAGCAAGCCTAAGAAGACCGATAAATAA
- the LOC124416110 gene encoding vesicle transport through interaction with t-SNAREs homolog 1A, whose amino-acid sequence MATLVDNYEQQYAVLTADITAKISRIAIVNGGEKRALVQDVDRQVEEAQELLEQMELEVRGMSGAARDRLRGRVESHRAELKRLNQEFQSAKRPKDDRGAEGGGDESWDTSITIDQRQRLLDNSDRIERTGRNLQNGYRMVLESEEVGTQVLKDLHDQRETIQRTRGRLRETDAELGRGSRLLSGMIFRAVQQRIALAIVALVLTIVACFVVYYSFKSKG is encoded by the exons ATGGCGACGCTCGTTGACAACTACGAGCAACAATACGCTGTTTTGACAGCTGATATCACCGCGAAAATTAGTAGGATTGCAATAGTGAACGGCG GCGAAAAAAGGGCGCTCGTTCAAGATGTTGACCGGCAAGTTGAGGAGGCTCAAGAGTTG cttgaGCAAATGGAACTGGAGGTACGGGGGATGAGTGGCGCAGCTCGTGACCGACTTAGGGGTCGTGTAGAGAGTCACAGAGCTGAACTGAAGAGATTaaatcaagaatttcagtcCGCTAAGCGACCTAAGGATGACAGGGGAGCTGAGGGGGGTGGAGATGAATCGTGGGATACCAGTATTACGATAGATCAAAGACAGAGATTACTAGATAATTCTGATAGGATAGAAAGGACAGGGAGAAACTTGCAAAATGGTTACCGCATGGTTTTGGAAAGTGAAGAGGTTGGCACTCAAGTTCTAAAAGATCTTCATGATCAGAGAGAAACCATACAAAGAACTAGAGGAAGG CTACGAGAAACTGATGCGGAGCTCGGACGAGGCTCTCGATTGCTGTCGGGGATGATTTTCAGGGCTGTTCAACAAAGGATAGCCCTTGCGATCGTCGCTCTCGTACTAACAATAGTGGCATGCTTCGTGGTATATTATAGCTTCAAGTCTAAAGGTTAA
- the LOC124416108 gene encoding long-chain-fatty-acid--CoA ligase 5 isoform X2, translating to MLQSNLEEYLPYVGGAAGALVLTGVAAYYASRPTPERPLVPLDAQAKVLPGAELVRVSKFYKDSKDGKFVSYIHEDTRTLYDSFRRGAKESNNGPCLGWHEGKNKPYQWLHYNETLLRARNLGSGLIACGLIPGPQTLIGLYSQNCPEWVLTEQACYNYSLVVVPLYDTLGPDACAYIINQAEITLVICEDDKKCNLLLDKAPRCLRKLVVMKDIRPATNQRAKNRGVELLRFDEVERLGSQKDYPEVPPRPSDLCTICYTSGTTGNPKGVMLTHQNVVAGVCAVLLQFGDHRPTSKDVMISFLPLAHMLERCCENGMYMVGGAVGFYSGDIKHLTEDMKALKPTVMPAVPRLLNRIYDKVTAELQGSFLKRMLFNMALRAKESEIKKSIVRNNSFWDKVVFKKIQDGMGGRLRLIMVGSAPLSGNVLTFARCVLGCLIVEGYGQTECCAPITLTVQGDHVPEHVGPPVACCCVKLVDVPDMEYFAVSNQGEVCVKGTNVFAGYFKDPEKTAEVIDEQGWHHTGDIGMWLPNGTLKIIDRKKHIFKLSQGEYIVPEKIENIYIRSQYVHQVFVHGESLKSCVVAIVVPDVDVVKCWASENRIPGTLSVLCANPEVKRLILDDMQAWGREGGLKSFEQVKDIYLHPDPFSVQNGLLTPTLKTKRPQLKAYFKPQLEDLYQHLA from the exons A TGTTACAGTCGAACCTGGAGGAATACCTTCCCTACGTGGGAGGCGCAGCTGGAGCTCTCGTCCTGACCGGGGTCGCCGCGTACTATGCTTCCCGTCCAACACCGGAGCGACCTCTCGTTCCTCTCGATGCTCAGGCCAAGGTTCTTCCG GGTGCCGAGCTTGTCAGAGTGTCGAAATTCTACAAGGACAGCAAGGATGGCAAATTCGTCAGCTACATTCACGAGGACACAAGAACTCTCTACGACTCATTCCGAAGGGGTGCTAAAGAGTCTA ACAATGGGCCATGCCTTGGATGGCACGAAGGAAAGAACAAACCTTATCAATGGCTGCACTACAACGAAACGTTGCTGCGCGCGAGGAATTTGGGCTCAGGATTAATCGCTTGCGGCCTTATTCCCGGACCTCAGACACTGATAGGACTCTACAGTCAAAATTGTCCCGAATGGGTACTCACAGAGCAAGCATGCTACAATTACTCCCTGGTGGTCGTCCCTCTCTACGACACCTTGGGACCGGATGCTTGCGCCTACATAATAAACCAGGCAGAGATCACTTTGGTTATTTGCGAGGATGACAAGAAGTGCAACCTTCTGTTGGACAAAGCACCGAGGTGTCTTAGGAAGCTGGTCGTAATGAAGGACATCAGACCCGCCACGAATCAGCGGGCGAAAAACAGAGGCGTTGAACTCCTGAGGTTCGACGAAGTCGAACGTCTCGGTTCCCAAAAGGACTACCCCGAAGTACCTCCTCGTCCAAGTGATCTGTGCACCATTTGTTACACATCCGGGACGACGGGGAACCCTAAGGGTGTCATGCTGACCCATCAGAACGTAGTAGCCGGCGTCTGCGCGGTGCTCCTTCAATTCGGGGACCACAGGCCCACCTCCAAGGACGTTATGATCAGTTTTCTTCCTCTGGCACATATGCTGGAACGATGCTGCGAGAATGGAATGTACATGGTGGGTGGCGCGGTGGGCTTTTACAGTGGAGACATCAAACATTTGACAGAGGATATGAAGGCTCTAAAACCGACGGTGATGCCCGCCGTTCCCAGGCTACTCAATCGAATCTATGACAAG GTAACAGCAGAACTTCAAGGCTCGTTTCTTAAACGGATGTTATTCAACATGGCTTTGCGAGCGAAGGAGTCCGAAATCAAGAAGAGCATAGTAAGGAACAACAGTTTTTGGGACAAGGTCGTCTTCAAGAAAATACAGGATGGAATGGGAGGGCGGCTCAGATTGATTATGGTAGGCTCAGCACCCTTGTCGGGCAACGTTCTTACCTTTGCGAGATGCGTTCTGGGGTGCCTGATCGTCGAGGGTTACGGGCAGACCGAATGCTGCGCTCCAATCACCTTGACCGTCCAG GGTGACCACGTGCCGGAGCACGTGGGACCGCCGGTGGCCTGCTGTTGCGTAAAACTAGTCGACGTACCAGATATGGAGTATTTCGCCGTTAGCAACCAGGGTGAAGTTTGCGTCAAGGGTACCAACGTCTTCGCCGGTTACTTCAAGGACCCCGAAAAAACGGCCGAGGTTATCGACGAGCAAGGATGGCATCACACAGGAGACATCGGCATGTGGTTACCT AACGGCACGCTCAAGATAATCGACCGTAAAAAACATATCTTCAAATTATCACAAGGCGAGTACATCGTTCCTGAAAAAATAGAGAACATATACATCCGAAGCCAGTACGTCCACCAAGTATTTGTTCACGGTGAATCGCTGAAGTCCTGCGTCGTGGCAATTGTCGTGCCCGATGTAGACGTCGTGAAATGCTGGGCATCTGAGAACAGAATTCCCGGAACGTTGAGCGTCCTCTGCGCGAACCCAGAGGTAAAACGGCTTATCCTCGACGATATGCAGGCCTGGGGAAGGGAAGGTGGCCTGAAATCCTTTGAACAG GTAAAAGACATTTACCTACATCCAGATCCATTCTCAGTACAAAACGGCCTTTTGACACCAACGCTGAAAACGAAACGACCACAACTCAAAGCATACTTCAAACCTCAACTGGAAGATCTTTATCAGCATCTGGCTTGA
- the LOC124416108 gene encoding long-chain-fatty-acid--CoA ligase 5 isoform X1, translating into MYTDLKPDLENAVLQSNLEEYLPYVGGAAGALVLTGVAAYYASRPTPERPLVPLDAQAKVLPGAELVRVSKFYKDSKDGKFVSYIHEDTRTLYDSFRRGAKESNNGPCLGWHEGKNKPYQWLHYNETLLRARNLGSGLIACGLIPGPQTLIGLYSQNCPEWVLTEQACYNYSLVVVPLYDTLGPDACAYIINQAEITLVICEDDKKCNLLLDKAPRCLRKLVVMKDIRPATNQRAKNRGVELLRFDEVERLGSQKDYPEVPPRPSDLCTICYTSGTTGNPKGVMLTHQNVVAGVCAVLLQFGDHRPTSKDVMISFLPLAHMLERCCENGMYMVGGAVGFYSGDIKHLTEDMKALKPTVMPAVPRLLNRIYDKVTAELQGSFLKRMLFNMALRAKESEIKKSIVRNNSFWDKVVFKKIQDGMGGRLRLIMVGSAPLSGNVLTFARCVLGCLIVEGYGQTECCAPITLTVQGDHVPEHVGPPVACCCVKLVDVPDMEYFAVSNQGEVCVKGTNVFAGYFKDPEKTAEVIDEQGWHHTGDIGMWLPNGTLKIIDRKKHIFKLSQGEYIVPEKIENIYIRSQYVHQVFVHGESLKSCVVAIVVPDVDVVKCWASENRIPGTLSVLCANPEVKRLILDDMQAWGREGGLKSFEQVKDIYLHPDPFSVQNGLLTPTLKTKRPQLKAYFKPQLEDLYQHLA; encoded by the exons ATGTATACTGACCTTAAACCAGACCTCGAAAATGCAGTGTTACAGTCGAACCTGGAGGAATACCTTCCCTACGTGGGAGGCGCAGCTGGAGCTCTCGTCCTGACCGGGGTCGCCGCGTACTATGCTTCCCGTCCAACACCGGAGCGACCTCTCGTTCCTCTCGATGCTCAGGCCAAGGTTCTTCCG GGTGCCGAGCTTGTCAGAGTGTCGAAATTCTACAAGGACAGCAAGGATGGCAAATTCGTCAGCTACATTCACGAGGACACAAGAACTCTCTACGACTCATTCCGAAGGGGTGCTAAAGAGTCTA ACAATGGGCCATGCCTTGGATGGCACGAAGGAAAGAACAAACCTTATCAATGGCTGCACTACAACGAAACGTTGCTGCGCGCGAGGAATTTGGGCTCAGGATTAATCGCTTGCGGCCTTATTCCCGGACCTCAGACACTGATAGGACTCTACAGTCAAAATTGTCCCGAATGGGTACTCACAGAGCAAGCATGCTACAATTACTCCCTGGTGGTCGTCCCTCTCTACGACACCTTGGGACCGGATGCTTGCGCCTACATAATAAACCAGGCAGAGATCACTTTGGTTATTTGCGAGGATGACAAGAAGTGCAACCTTCTGTTGGACAAAGCACCGAGGTGTCTTAGGAAGCTGGTCGTAATGAAGGACATCAGACCCGCCACGAATCAGCGGGCGAAAAACAGAGGCGTTGAACTCCTGAGGTTCGACGAAGTCGAACGTCTCGGTTCCCAAAAGGACTACCCCGAAGTACCTCCTCGTCCAAGTGATCTGTGCACCATTTGTTACACATCCGGGACGACGGGGAACCCTAAGGGTGTCATGCTGACCCATCAGAACGTAGTAGCCGGCGTCTGCGCGGTGCTCCTTCAATTCGGGGACCACAGGCCCACCTCCAAGGACGTTATGATCAGTTTTCTTCCTCTGGCACATATGCTGGAACGATGCTGCGAGAATGGAATGTACATGGTGGGTGGCGCGGTGGGCTTTTACAGTGGAGACATCAAACATTTGACAGAGGATATGAAGGCTCTAAAACCGACGGTGATGCCCGCCGTTCCCAGGCTACTCAATCGAATCTATGACAAG GTAACAGCAGAACTTCAAGGCTCGTTTCTTAAACGGATGTTATTCAACATGGCTTTGCGAGCGAAGGAGTCCGAAATCAAGAAGAGCATAGTAAGGAACAACAGTTTTTGGGACAAGGTCGTCTTCAAGAAAATACAGGATGGAATGGGAGGGCGGCTCAGATTGATTATGGTAGGCTCAGCACCCTTGTCGGGCAACGTTCTTACCTTTGCGAGATGCGTTCTGGGGTGCCTGATCGTCGAGGGTTACGGGCAGACCGAATGCTGCGCTCCAATCACCTTGACCGTCCAG GGTGACCACGTGCCGGAGCACGTGGGACCGCCGGTGGCCTGCTGTTGCGTAAAACTAGTCGACGTACCAGATATGGAGTATTTCGCCGTTAGCAACCAGGGTGAAGTTTGCGTCAAGGGTACCAACGTCTTCGCCGGTTACTTCAAGGACCCCGAAAAAACGGCCGAGGTTATCGACGAGCAAGGATGGCATCACACAGGAGACATCGGCATGTGGTTACCT AACGGCACGCTCAAGATAATCGACCGTAAAAAACATATCTTCAAATTATCACAAGGCGAGTACATCGTTCCTGAAAAAATAGAGAACATATACATCCGAAGCCAGTACGTCCACCAAGTATTTGTTCACGGTGAATCGCTGAAGTCCTGCGTCGTGGCAATTGTCGTGCCCGATGTAGACGTCGTGAAATGCTGGGCATCTGAGAACAGAATTCCCGGAACGTTGAGCGTCCTCTGCGCGAACCCAGAGGTAAAACGGCTTATCCTCGACGATATGCAGGCCTGGGGAAGGGAAGGTGGCCTGAAATCCTTTGAACAG GTAAAAGACATTTACCTACATCCAGATCCATTCTCAGTACAAAACGGCCTTTTGACACCAACGCTGAAAACGAAACGACCACAACTCAAAGCATACTTCAAACCTCAACTGGAAGATCTTTATCAGCATCTGGCTTGA
- the LOC124416108 gene encoding long-chain-fatty-acid--CoA ligase 5 isoform X3, with protein MIRSPIDLNDQSEILKGAELVRVSKFYKDSKDGKFVSYIHEDTRTLYDSFRRGAKESNNGPCLGWHEGKNKPYQWLHYNETLLRARNLGSGLIACGLIPGPQTLIGLYSQNCPEWVLTEQACYNYSLVVVPLYDTLGPDACAYIINQAEITLVICEDDKKCNLLLDKAPRCLRKLVVMKDIRPATNQRAKNRGVELLRFDEVERLGSQKDYPEVPPRPSDLCTICYTSGTTGNPKGVMLTHQNVVAGVCAVLLQFGDHRPTSKDVMISFLPLAHMLERCCENGMYMVGGAVGFYSGDIKHLTEDMKALKPTVMPAVPRLLNRIYDKVTAELQGSFLKRMLFNMALRAKESEIKKSIVRNNSFWDKVVFKKIQDGMGGRLRLIMVGSAPLSGNVLTFARCVLGCLIVEGYGQTECCAPITLTVQGDHVPEHVGPPVACCCVKLVDVPDMEYFAVSNQGEVCVKGTNVFAGYFKDPEKTAEVIDEQGWHHTGDIGMWLPNGTLKIIDRKKHIFKLSQGEYIVPEKIENIYIRSQYVHQVFVHGESLKSCVVAIVVPDVDVVKCWASENRIPGTLSVLCANPEVKRLILDDMQAWGREGGLKSFEQVKDIYLHPDPFSVQNGLLTPTLKTKRPQLKAYFKPQLEDLYQHLA; from the exons ATGATACGAAGTCCGATAGACCTTAACGACCAGTCGGAGATACTCAAG GGTGCCGAGCTTGTCAGAGTGTCGAAATTCTACAAGGACAGCAAGGATGGCAAATTCGTCAGCTACATTCACGAGGACACAAGAACTCTCTACGACTCATTCCGAAGGGGTGCTAAAGAGTCTA ACAATGGGCCATGCCTTGGATGGCACGAAGGAAAGAACAAACCTTATCAATGGCTGCACTACAACGAAACGTTGCTGCGCGCGAGGAATTTGGGCTCAGGATTAATCGCTTGCGGCCTTATTCCCGGACCTCAGACACTGATAGGACTCTACAGTCAAAATTGTCCCGAATGGGTACTCACAGAGCAAGCATGCTACAATTACTCCCTGGTGGTCGTCCCTCTCTACGACACCTTGGGACCGGATGCTTGCGCCTACATAATAAACCAGGCAGAGATCACTTTGGTTATTTGCGAGGATGACAAGAAGTGCAACCTTCTGTTGGACAAAGCACCGAGGTGTCTTAGGAAGCTGGTCGTAATGAAGGACATCAGACCCGCCACGAATCAGCGGGCGAAAAACAGAGGCGTTGAACTCCTGAGGTTCGACGAAGTCGAACGTCTCGGTTCCCAAAAGGACTACCCCGAAGTACCTCCTCGTCCAAGTGATCTGTGCACCATTTGTTACACATCCGGGACGACGGGGAACCCTAAGGGTGTCATGCTGACCCATCAGAACGTAGTAGCCGGCGTCTGCGCGGTGCTCCTTCAATTCGGGGACCACAGGCCCACCTCCAAGGACGTTATGATCAGTTTTCTTCCTCTGGCACATATGCTGGAACGATGCTGCGAGAATGGAATGTACATGGTGGGTGGCGCGGTGGGCTTTTACAGTGGAGACATCAAACATTTGACAGAGGATATGAAGGCTCTAAAACCGACGGTGATGCCCGCCGTTCCCAGGCTACTCAATCGAATCTATGACAAG GTAACAGCAGAACTTCAAGGCTCGTTTCTTAAACGGATGTTATTCAACATGGCTTTGCGAGCGAAGGAGTCCGAAATCAAGAAGAGCATAGTAAGGAACAACAGTTTTTGGGACAAGGTCGTCTTCAAGAAAATACAGGATGGAATGGGAGGGCGGCTCAGATTGATTATGGTAGGCTCAGCACCCTTGTCGGGCAACGTTCTTACCTTTGCGAGATGCGTTCTGGGGTGCCTGATCGTCGAGGGTTACGGGCAGACCGAATGCTGCGCTCCAATCACCTTGACCGTCCAG GGTGACCACGTGCCGGAGCACGTGGGACCGCCGGTGGCCTGCTGTTGCGTAAAACTAGTCGACGTACCAGATATGGAGTATTTCGCCGTTAGCAACCAGGGTGAAGTTTGCGTCAAGGGTACCAACGTCTTCGCCGGTTACTTCAAGGACCCCGAAAAAACGGCCGAGGTTATCGACGAGCAAGGATGGCATCACACAGGAGACATCGGCATGTGGTTACCT AACGGCACGCTCAAGATAATCGACCGTAAAAAACATATCTTCAAATTATCACAAGGCGAGTACATCGTTCCTGAAAAAATAGAGAACATATACATCCGAAGCCAGTACGTCCACCAAGTATTTGTTCACGGTGAATCGCTGAAGTCCTGCGTCGTGGCAATTGTCGTGCCCGATGTAGACGTCGTGAAATGCTGGGCATCTGAGAACAGAATTCCCGGAACGTTGAGCGTCCTCTGCGCGAACCCAGAGGTAAAACGGCTTATCCTCGACGATATGCAGGCCTGGGGAAGGGAAGGTGGCCTGAAATCCTTTGAACAG GTAAAAGACATTTACCTACATCCAGATCCATTCTCAGTACAAAACGGCCTTTTGACACCAACGCTGAAAACGAAACGACCACAACTCAAAGCATACTTCAAACCTCAACTGGAAGATCTTTATCAGCATCTGGCTTGA
- the LOC124416109 gene encoding dorsalin-1-like: protein MWTSARYWPMLFLALFATCYLWRTGAPFSWLSTRVLARASFEVGLTLPSSALRLSQRFVNKTTRAKHLVRGSAKVHHRQPISRYMLRLYHRRPDADIVRALQPAHISWPLSNDGGRVLEFSVPITQPGEVLEAAELMGAAGMILRVHSIDGLPWKNQVQRPRRDDAWRGFNVTDAVLGRIGDVLRLRVRGRVEGRHRGEGPILLLSYSKPKTRRARSTVYEDQGDVTTTWKNDPARRRRRNACRKRSLYVDFSTISYDEWVVAPKGYDAYQCVGKCFYPLGDHLSPTKHAIVQTLVYTALQAADEAKANVNVNSNNNNNNNNKPVGRACCVPTRLSATSLLYMDATGTLTYQYGYEDMVVAECGCR from the coding sequence ATGTGGACGTCGGCACGGTACTGGCCGATGTTGTTTCTGGCTCTTTTTGCGACGTGTTACCTTTGGAGAACGGGAGCACCATTTTCCTGGTTGTCCACCAGAGTGCTGGCAAGAGCCTCCTTCGAAGTCGGTCTCACCTTACCGTCATCCGCACTCAGGTTATCTCAACGTTTTGTGAACAAAACCACAAGAGCAAAGCACCTCGTCAGAGGATCCGCGAAGGTGCATCATCGCCAACCGATCTCGCGATACATGTTGCGGCTCTACCATCGTCGACCTGACGCTGACATCGTGAGAGCTCTTCAACCGGCTCACATCTCTTGGCCGTTGTCAAATGATGGTGGAAGAGTTCTAGAATTTTCCGTACCGATCACACAACCTGGGGAGGTTCTGGAAGCGGCCGAGCTTATGGGGGCCGCAGGAATGATTCTCCGCGTTCATTCGATCGACGGATTGCCTTGGAAGAACCAAGTCCAGCGGCCACGAAGAGACGATGCTTGGAGAGGATTCAATGTGACCGATGCGGTTCTCGGCCGAATCGGTGACGTACTGCGACTTCGGGTACGCGGAAGAGTTGAAGGTCGGCATCGCGGCGAAGGACCGATCCTATTGCTCAGCTACAGCAAGCCAAAGACGCGAAGAGCGCGATCGACCGTCTACGAGGACCAAGGGGACGTCACTACTACGTGGAAAAACGACCCCGCCCGACGCCGGCGTCGAAACGCTTGCCGCAAGCGATCTCTATACGTCGACTTTTCCACGATATCGTACGACGAGTGGGTCGTTGCCCCGAAGGGTTACGACGCTTACCAGTGCGTCGGAAAGTGCTTTTACCCACTAGGAGATCATCTCAGTCCTACGAAACACGCGATCGTCCAAACCCTCGTTTACACCGCACTTCAGGCTGCCGATGAAGCCAAAGCCAACGTTAACGTCAACtctaacaacaacaacaacaacaacaacaaaccaGTCGGAAGAGCGTGCTGTGTGCCAACCAGGCTCAGTGCAACCAGCCTGCTTTACATGGACGCTACGGGAACCCTGACTTACCAGTATGGATACGAAGACATGGTGGTGGCAGAGTGTGGCTGCAGATAA